The genomic region CCTGTCCCCAGGAGATCCTTTCGATGTCGAAAGAGATCACCAAGCGGGGCTATTTTTATGCCCGGGTGCATGATCCCTCGCGCTGTATCGGCTGTTGCCTGTGCGCGATAACATGTCCTGACGCGGCTATCGAAGTACACACTCATGGAACCCGGTTTGTCCTG from Candidatus Zixiibacteriota bacterium harbors:
- a CDS encoding 4Fe-4S dicluster domain-containing protein yields the protein MPGITIDKNYCKGCELCVKACPQEILSMSKEITKRGYFYARVHDPSRCIGCCLCAITCPDAAIEVHTHGTRFVLFDY